A single Theropithecus gelada isolate Dixy chromosome 7b, Tgel_1.0, whole genome shotgun sequence DNA region contains:
- the LOC112628543 gene encoding 40S ribosomal protein S3a isoform X2 → MAVAKKKVVDPFSKKDWYDVKAPAMFNIRNIGKTLVTRTQGTKIASDGLKGRVFEVSLADLQNDEVAFRKFKLITEDVQGKNCLTNFHGMDLTRDKMCSMVKKWQTMIEAHVDVKTTDGYLLRLFCVGFTKKRNNQIRKTSYAQHQQVRQIRKKMMEIMTREVQTNDLKEVVNKLIPDSIGKDIEKACQSIYPLHDVFVRKVKMLKKPKFELGKLMELHGEGSSSGKATGDETGAKVERADGYEPPVQESV, encoded by the exons ATGGCGGTTG CCAAGAAGAAAGTGGTTGATCCATTTTCTAAGAAAGATTGGTATGATGTGAAAGCACCTGCTATGTTCAATATAAGAAATATTGGAAAGACGCTCGTCACCAGGACCCAAGGAACCAAAATTGCTTCTGATGGTCTCAAGGGTCGTGTGTTTGAAGTGAGTCTTGCTGATTTGCAGAATGATGAAGTTGCATTTAGAAAATTCAAGCTGATTACTGAAGATGTTCAGGGCAAAAACTGCCTGACTAACTTCCATGGCATGGATCTTACCCGTGACAAAATGTGTTCCATGGTCAAAAAGTGGCAGACAATGATTGAAGCTCATGTTGATGTCAAGACTACCGATGGTTACTTGCTTCGTCTGTTCTGTGTTGGTTTTACTAAAAAACGCAACAATCAGATACGGAAGACCTCTTATGCTCAGCACCAACAGGTCCGCCAAATCCGGAAGAAGATGATGGAAATCATGACCCGAGAGGTGCAGACAAATGACTTGAAAGAAGTGGTCAATAAATTGATTCCAGACAGCATTGGAAAAGACATAGAAAAGGCTTGCCAATCTATTTATCCTCTCCATGATGTCTTCGTTAGAAAAGTTAAAATGCTGAAGAAGCCCAAGTTTGAATTGGGAAAGCTCATGGAGCTTCACGGTGAAGGCAGTAGTTCTGGAAAAGCCACTGGGGACGAGACAGGTGCTAAAGTTGAACGAGCTGATGGATATGAACCACCAGTCCAAGAATCTGTTTAA
- the LOC112628543 gene encoding 40S ribosomal protein S3a isoform X3 yields the protein MAVGKNKRLTKGGKKGAKKKVVDPFSKKDWYDVKAPAMFNIRNIGKTLVTRTQGTKIASDGLKGRVFEVSLADLQNDEVAFRKFKLITEDKMMEIMTREVQTNDLKEVVNKLIPDSIGKDIEKACQSIYPLHDVFVRKVKMLKKPKFELGKLMELHGEGSSSGKATGDETGAKVERADGYEPPVQESV from the exons ATGGCGGTTGGCAAGAACAAGCGCCTTACGAAAGGCGGCAAAAAGGGAGCCAAGAAGAAAGTGGTTGATCCATTTTCTAAGAAAGATTGGTATGATGTGAAAGCACCTGCTATGTTCAATATAAGAAATATTGGAAAGACGCTCGTCACCAGGACCCAAGGAACCAAAATTGCTTCTGATGGTCTCAAGGGTCGTGTGTTTGAAGTGAGTCTTGCTGATTTGCAGAATGATGAAGTTGCATTTAGAAAATTCAAGCTGATTACTGAAGAT AAGATGATGGAAATCATGACCCGAGAGGTGCAGACAAATGACTTGAAAGAAGTGGTCAATAAATTGATTCCAGACAGCATTGGAAAAGACATAGAAAAGGCTTGCCAATCTATTTATCCTCTCCATGATGTCTTCGTTAGAAAAGTTAAAATGCTGAAGAAGCCCAAGTTTGAATTGGGAAAGCTCATGGAGCTTCACGGTGAAGGCAGTAGTTCTGGAAAAGCCACTGGGGACGAGACAGGTGCTAAAGTTGAACGAGCTGATGGATATGAACCACCAGTCCAAGAATCTGTTTAA
- the LOC112628543 gene encoding 40S ribosomal protein S3a isoform X1, translating to MAVGKNKRLTKGGKKGAKKKVVDPFSKKDWYDVKAPAMFNIRNIGKTLVTRTQGTKIASDGLKGRVFEVSLADLQNDEVAFRKFKLITEDVQGKNCLTNFHGMDLTRDKMCSMVKKWQTMIEAHVDVKTTDGYLLRLFCVGFTKKRNNQIRKTSYAQHQQVRQIRKKMMEIMTREVQTNDLKEVVNKLIPDSIGKDIEKACQSIYPLHDVFVRKVKMLKKPKFELGKLMELHGEGSSSGKATGDETGAKVERADGYEPPVQESV from the coding sequence ATGGCGGTTGGCAAGAACAAGCGCCTTACGAAAGGCGGCAAAAAGGGAGCCAAGAAGAAAGTGGTTGATCCATTTTCTAAGAAAGATTGGTATGATGTGAAAGCACCTGCTATGTTCAATATAAGAAATATTGGAAAGACGCTCGTCACCAGGACCCAAGGAACCAAAATTGCTTCTGATGGTCTCAAGGGTCGTGTGTTTGAAGTGAGTCTTGCTGATTTGCAGAATGATGAAGTTGCATTTAGAAAATTCAAGCTGATTACTGAAGATGTTCAGGGCAAAAACTGCCTGACTAACTTCCATGGCATGGATCTTACCCGTGACAAAATGTGTTCCATGGTCAAAAAGTGGCAGACAATGATTGAAGCTCATGTTGATGTCAAGACTACCGATGGTTACTTGCTTCGTCTGTTCTGTGTTGGTTTTACTAAAAAACGCAACAATCAGATACGGAAGACCTCTTATGCTCAGCACCAACAGGTCCGCCAAATCCGGAAGAAGATGATGGAAATCATGACCCGAGAGGTGCAGACAAATGACTTGAAAGAAGTGGTCAATAAATTGATTCCAGACAGCATTGGAAAAGACATAGAAAAGGCTTGCCAATCTATTTATCCTCTCCATGATGTCTTCGTTAGAAAAGTTAAAATGCTGAAGAAGCCCAAGTTTGAATTGGGAAAGCTCATGGAGCTTCACGGTGAAGGCAGTAGTTCTGGAAAAGCCACTGGGGACGAGACAGGTGCTAAAGTTGAACGAGCTGATGGATATGAACCACCAGTCCAAGAATCTGTTTAA